The DNA sequence GATTATCGCCCTGATAAGTAAAATAAGTCACCGGTTTCCCCAAATTTTTCAGTCTTTGGACAAAATCTTCGGTCCAACCCACTTCAATATATTCGTCCCCTGTCCCCTGGTGAACCTGTATTGGCGCTTTAATATCGGCCAAATAAGTAGTCGTAGAAAATTTTTGCGGATTATAATCTTTAACAAAAAAGTCTAATCTTTGTTTGACTTTTAAACCCAAATCGTCAAGTTGATCCATGTAGGTCGTCACGGACTCGGGAAAACCCTTAGTTACCGGTGCCCAAAGAACCGTCGGGATCATTTTTTGACTTATTTCCAAAACCGAGATGGCAATTTGACCGCCGTTGGAATGTCCCCAGAGGAAAATTTTATCGGCTTTGGCCTGATTAAGCGTCTTAACTGAAGCGAAAAGATCCAAAACAGCAACCGGCCGGTAAAACCGGTCTTCCAAAATATCGGGGTAAGTCGTATCCGAATAACCGAAACCTAAAAAATCGGGCGCCAAAGTTATAAATCCGTTTTCGGCAAAAAAAGCCGCCGGTTTTTTCGTCCCCATGCCGGTTGTGTAAATTTTATCGTCAACATACCCGCGCAACATAAGAACAACCGGAAATTTACCCTCGCCTTTGGGCAAATTTAACTGACCACTGATCTTTTTGCCGTCGGATTGGTAAAAAAAGACATAACTTGTATATTTTTCCTTTTTCTCCAAAACCCGGCCGATCTCGATTTGACTACCGATAAAAAGTCTTTTTTGCAAATTTTCAAAGGCGTATTTTTCCAAAAGGCCAGGTTCTTTGGGTTTGTCGGATAAAGGAGAAACCACCGGCAGATTCTTTTTAGCCGAGGTCGTTTGCGAATAAACAAAACCGGCAGTGACGAAAAGAAAAAGGATCGGTAAAAAGATTAATTTTTTCATTTTACGCTTCAGAATCATTTTAACACAACGTCGGTTTTGACCGGCGATGGCTTGACAAATTATTAGGTATTATTTAAGATGCCATCACATGAACGACAAAGAACGAGCCAGAAAATGCCTGCCGGGAAAGAATAGCCGCGCCGCCAGCCAAGCCATGATTTTAAACCTGGCTCTCGATTGTTTAACCCATGAGAGAACAAATTCACTGGCGCAACTCTTAACGGAAAACATGGAAGAAGTCAATCATATCGTCCCAAAAGCAAGAATAAGATTTCAGCAAAAGCTGTTTGAATAAACTTCTGACGCCAATTCGTCTTGAATTAGAAAATAAGTTACTGAATCTTTGTAATCGCCACTTCTACTTTTTGGCTATCGGCTTTAAAGGTAAATTTAACCGGAAAGTTAAAAGCATTCTCAATGTATAAATTTTGATTTTGACTTTTCCAGCCGCTTTGGGGCAGCCAAAAAATCGCCGTCCCGAATTCCCTGGGCACTCCAGGAACCGGCAAAAAATCATGATTAGAAGGAGCTATAACTTTTAAACGGGCTTCTTGAGCCACCCAGTTAATTAAGGTTGCCAAATGACAAACGCCGTCGCCAACCAGAAAGCCGTCGCTTTTAAAACCGTCTTCCCAGTTAAAATGAGCGCCGGTCGTTTTGACAATTTTGCCCTTAAATTCCGGCAAAATATCCTCATGAAAGGCAAAAGCCTCGTTCGGTTTCAAAACAAAAGAGGTCTCAAAAGGTTGTCTGACTTTTTCCCAGTCAGGCTTATTTTGGGCATCGCCCTTAAGATAATGCAAATTAAGTAAAATATTGTCGGCAAAAACCTCGTTAACGCTTTTTTCCGGATAGCGATTTGTTAAATCCAAGGTCTTTTTCGCCAGGGGCTCACTATAAATCTCTTCAACCGCGTTGAAAAAACCCGCTGATGTAGCCTCAAGCGGTGTTGCAAGCGTTAAGCCTAAAAGTGATAAAGAAACCAAGATTTGTCCCATAAATTAATCCTCCATAGGCGAATAAAAAAAGAGTACCGCCAGGTACTCTCATTTAGGGGCGCATTATACCAAAAAACTATAGGATAGTCAAGTTAGGCCAAGGCTTTTACGTATAATTATTTCCCCTTTCCCTTTTTTATGCTAAAATAAATCTATCTTATGAATAACTCTTTTTCCCTTTTGCGTTTCATTCTGCAAACCATTATTTGCTTATCCATTTTGGCCGGCGGCGTGATTATTCTCATTTTAAGAATCAGCGTCTGGAGCCTCGTTTTGGGTTTACCCATGGTCCAAATTGGCGTGTTCTTTTTGATTTTAAGTTTTGACGAGCTTGCCCGAAAAAAATTTGGCAAAGAATCTATACAAGTCGTTCTTTGTTCTGTCTGCGGCCAACCAACCTACTCTCCTTCGTGGCAAAACGAACAAATCTGTCCGGCTTGCGAAAAAAAATTAAAAAACAAACTTCTAGAAGAAAAGAAGATTAAATAAATTATTTCGTTTTTCTTTCGCGTTTTTTTAATTCCTCTACGCCATCACAATATCCATTAATGTATCCCTGTCTTTCCCTGATTCTCGCCGCCAAAACATGAAAAAGAACGACCACGATTAAACCGATAAGTAAAAGCGCTAGTCCCTGATCTTGAATTTCCGAAAAAGGATTCAGTTGATCTTTAACTTCTTTATACGGAACCGAAATCAGCAAAAACCATAATTGTTGATCGATTTTTACCGGCGCATAACCGATAAGTGCTTTATATGATTGATCGTCAGGATAATTTAATTCCGTTATCACGCTTCCTTCTTCTTCTTTTGTCAAATTAGTCGCCAAATTTGGATTGCTATTTAGTAGATTAATACCCGGATTTCCCGCTATTGACGAAGCCACGATTTCTCCTCCCTTATTTAAAAGCGTTTGCACCGAATACGGAGATATGGTTAAGGGCTTAACGTATTTTTCTACTAAATCTTTCGTGGTCACAACGGCGTAAAGAACTCCGTTAAATTGGTTCTTGTAAAAAAGCGGGGTTGTAATCAGGATGATCCAAGTCCCCTTTGCCGGGCCCGTCCTGGCGATAACCGGTACTGAAACATACACTTTTCCTCCTTGGGTCTGACTTTTCGCCCAAAGGAAATACTCACGGTCCGAAAGATCAGTTCCTTCACCTACTTTTTGTTTCTGGGGATTTTCCGACCAAACAATTTTACCGTTTTTATCAATAACACCAAGGCTGGTTATGGGCCGGTCAATCATTTCCTGCACAAATGTTTGGGTAATTGCCCTGCCTTTTACCGGATCCAAGGATTTTATTTCTTCAATATTGGCCAAAAGTAATAATTTTGTTTTTCGGGACTCGAAAAAATCACTGATAGCCAAAGCTCCGGCGCGCGCCAAAATCAATTCGCGCGTTTTGGCTCTTTCCGAAAGGATTTGTTCGGCTTTTTTGGTCGAATTCCAGAAAAGAAAAACCCCAATTGTCGTCATTATTACCAGAATCACCCCTAAAAACACCTGAAGAGAGGAGGTTTTTAAAAAACAACCAACTTTCTTTACCATGTTTCTATCGTAACATTTTGAAAAATTAAAAGTCAAACTTTGAGGCTTGGCAGAAAATATCTTTTGCCGGCATTATAGAGAAGTTTAAGGTTTAACCAGTTATCAAGGCGTTTTACTTCTTGAAAAATTCGGCTCGGTCTTAAATAAAACTTCCGGTAGGCTTCGCGCCATTTTTGGGAAACCAACTCCGGATTTACCTCTCCCAAAACAAACATCCCCTTTCCTTCCAAAATGCCAAAGTCATCCCAATCCGTATTTAAAAGTTGACCGTTTTTTAAAATTTCTTCGTACAACGGGGCTCCGGGAAAGGGAGTCGCAATGCTAAAATGGGCTATATTTGGATTAAGTTTAAGCGCAAATTTAATCGTTTGTTCCATGGTTTTTGCGTTTTCGTCTAAATTCCCGAACATAAAAAAACCCATGGTCTCAAGTCCTGCAATCTTGGCCAACTTAAAAGCCTTTTCAATTTGAAAAAGAGTCAGTTGTTTTTGAATCTTATCCAAAATCTTTTGCAACCCGCTCTCTACCCCAAAAGCCACTCTTTTGCAACCCGCTTGTTTCATTTTTTTGAGAAGTACCAGATCAACTTTATCCGCCCTAATCCCGTTATTGGTAATCCACGGCACTTTATTTAAACCTTTTTTAGTTAACAAATCACAGATTCTAAGAGCTCTTTTGCGATCCAGATTAAAAACATCGTCCTGAACGCCGATTTCCGTTGCCCCCATATCTTTAATTAAATATTCCCACTCCTCCGCGACTTTTTCCGCGCTTTTTGGTCTCCACGTACGGCCGCAAATTCCCTTAAAACAATAAACGCATCCGTAAGGACAACCCCGCGAGGTCATGATGTAAAAAGCTCTATCTTTATCGGTTTGCCGGTCGCGCAATGGCTGAGTAACGCTGTATTTTTCAATTTGGAAAAGGTTGTATGCGGGAAAAGGCAAATCATCGAGATTTTTCTTAAGCGGCCGAGTAGGATTATGAACAATTTTCCCTTTATTTTTAAAAGACAAACCAAAAATATTTTCTTTTTTTCTTTGACCGTTAAGCATGGATATGATTTCCAAAATGGCTTCTTCCCCTTCACCTCTTACCACCATATCAATTCCCTTTTGTTTTAGGGATTCATCGGGCATTGCGCTGGGGTGCGGTCCGCCCAAAACAATGAGTGCCCGAGAATATTTCTTAATTTGTAAGGATAACTCCCAGGCGTTTTTAACCAAAGGCGTTGTTGCCGAAAGACCAACGAGGTCAAATTTATTTTTTTTGAGAAGGGATTTTAAAGATTGTGGCGGTTCAATCGCCGTATCGCAAACCGTAACTTCATGTCCCGCTCTTAATAAAACCGCGCCAATGGAGGCTAGTCCCAGAGGAATTTGTTTAGGCATATTCCAGATTTTGGCTTGAGGATAGACTAAAAGAATTTTCATCTTGTTTTTTCCATAAGTAGATAATGGTGGTGAGCCAAAAAGAACTTTAACCATTTTGGCCAGTTTTCAAACCGGCTTTCCTTAATTTTTTCAATTTTACTTTTTAAAAAAGGCAAATTTCGGAAATATTTCCCGGTTTCGTAAACATCCAAGATAAACCACGGGATATCAAACACCCCAAGTTCCCTAATCTCCCAAACTCCAGCCTTCCTAAAAGTCTGCTTTGCCGACCAACCCGACATTTTGCTCAATTGTCCATGATCCCACTTTTTTCCTGATAAAAAATGAAACAACCAATGGATCAAAACTCCCGGGTTCAAATAATTTTGAGTAATTATTAAGACGTACTTATTAGTTAAATCAGCCATACTTTTAATAAATTCATGGGTATCAGTTGTCTGCTCGAAGGCGCAAAAGTTCCAAACCAAATCAGGTTTTGTTTGCCTCTTGGGTATTTTAAAAACCTTTCTTTCTCCTAGAAGCTGATTTTGAGGATATTCCAAGACCGATTTAATCTTATATTTATTAATCATTTTGACCGCAATTTTTTCTAAAATATATTTTTCGTATTCTGTCCCGAATCCTAAATCGGCTGGCTTTTTTTGACCCGTTATAAAGACAATCGAACCAAAGTTATTAACAAACGGCAGTTTTTCGAAAAAATCATTTAACTTTTTTGAAAATTGCTTCTCCAAAAAACCTACGGGCGGCATTCTCAAGGGTAAATGTTTTTGTTTTTCGATATTCCAGCTATCAGCAAAAACTTCATCGCAAAGTTTAAGATCAACAAAGGTTTCTTCCGGCGAGCCGCATCCGGATATTTTTTGATATTTTTTTTCGCCCATTAAAAGAATCGCAAA is a window from the Patescibacteria group bacterium genome containing:
- a CDS encoding B12-binding domain-containing radical SAM protein — protein: MVKVLFGSPPLSTYGKNKMKILLVYPQAKIWNMPKQIPLGLASIGAVLLRAGHEVTVCDTAIEPPQSLKSLLKKNKFDLVGLSATTPLVKNAWELSLQIKKYSRALIVLGGPHPSAMPDESLKQKGIDMVVRGEGEEAILEIISMLNGQRKKENIFGLSFKNKGKIVHNPTRPLKKNLDDLPFPAYNLFQIEKYSVTQPLRDRQTDKDRAFYIMTSRGCPYGCVYCFKGICGRTWRPKSAEKVAEEWEYLIKDMGATEIGVQDDVFNLDRKRALRICDLLTKKGLNKVPWITNNGIRADKVDLVLLKKMKQAGCKRVAFGVESGLQKILDKIQKQLTLFQIEKAFKLAKIAGLETMGFFMFGNLDENAKTMEQTIKFALKLNPNIAHFSIATPFPGAPLYEEILKNGQLLNTDWDDFGILEGKGMFVLGEVNPELVSQKWREAYRKFYLRPSRIFQEVKRLDNWLNLKLLYNAGKRYFLPSLKV
- a CDS encoding prolyl oligopeptidase family serine peptidase gives rise to the protein MKKLIFLPILFLFVTAGFVYSQTTSAKKNLPVVSPLSDKPKEPGLLEKYAFENLQKRLFIGSQIEIGRVLEKKEKYTSYVFFYQSDGKKISGQLNLPKGEGKFPVVLMLRGYVDDKIYTTGMGTKKPAAFFAENGFITLAPDFLGFGYSDTTYPDILEDRFYRPVAVLDLFASVKTLNQAKADKIFLWGHSNGGQIAISVLEISQKMIPTVLWAPVTKGFPESVTTYMDQLDDLGLKVKQRLDFFVKDYNPQKFSTTTYLADIKAPIQVHQGTGDEYIEVGWTEDFVQRLKNLGKPVTYFTYQGDNHNLSINWDQVTARDLEFFKKNLKE
- a CDS encoding class I SAM-dependent methyltransferase; the protein is MKNIYKLSPRKKKEIKTFSDLTAYEELMSRPYFVYLKQKITQELEKYHFKKKKILEIGAGRSEFLSLFDKDNEVTALDISPVLLKENKGKVKLVVGDAENLLFPDQSFDFVYMVGVLHHLENQKKALEEIARVLKTGGQVFISEPTKWSLNLPYYLTRRFAILLMGEKKYQKISGCGSPEETFVDLKLCDEVFADSWNIEKQKHLPLRMPPVGFLEKQFSKKLNDFFEKLPFVNNFGSIVFITGQKKPADLGFGTEYEKYILEKIAVKMINKYKIKSVLEYPQNQLLGERKVFKIPKRQTKPDLVWNFCAFEQTTDTHEFIKSMADLTNKYVLIITQNYLNPGVLIHWLFHFLSGKKWDHGQLSKMSGWSAKQTFRKAGVWEIRELGVFDIPWFILDVYETGKYFRNLPFLKSKIEKIKESRFENWPKWLKFFLAHHHYLLMEKTR
- a CDS encoding VanW family protein codes for the protein MGQILVSLSLLGLTLATPLEATSAGFFNAVEEIYSEPLAKKTLDLTNRYPEKSVNEVFADNILLNLHYLKGDAQNKPDWEKVRQPFETSFVLKPNEAFAFHEDILPEFKGKIVKTTGAHFNWEDGFKSDGFLVGDGVCHLATLINWVAQEARLKVIAPSNHDFLPVPGVPREFGTAIFWLPQSGWKSQNQNLYIENAFNFPVKFTFKADSQKVEVAITKIQ